The genomic segment ATACATAGCGCCCCGTAGCCTTATCTGACGGCCGTCCTACTATACCAGGGAATAGGATCATAGGATTCACGGCATCGGTGCGTCCAATTGGCCCGAATGAGCGCGATGGTCGTGCTATGTTGTCCCAGTTGATCTCCCAAAACCACCGGTTCACCAAAACTTGCGAAGCCTGAACCCGAATTCAGCCCAACATCTGATGGCCAAGACCGTTCAAAATTTCGAATATGGGGGATTTTCGGACGGGCACTAATTATTCGGGCAAGCACTAGCTAACGTGTCCGTACGGAGGGCAGGTGAGGAAGTTGCTCAATTCGGGGTCAGTGAATCGGAGCGTGCCAACATACGGAGACATACCCGTTGGATCTGAGATAACAACAGTAAAGGCGAAGGTACCTTGAATTGTGACTGTGGTCTCATGTGTATCCTCTTTTGAAGTCAGTAGAGGATCCAGAGAGGACAAATAACATCACGACCAGTACAATTTCGTTCACGCAAAAAGCTAACTCTCATCATTTTCGTCACCTACATGGGTGGCTTGTGAACAGAATTACAGAGAACTGCACACAGACTATACAAATGATTTGTGGAAGGTGCAAGACTTTACGAACACTTACAAAAAAGAGGAGGCAAAGCAAGAGGGGAAATTTCAGAACCGATGTTGAAATGACTGTTCCCAATCCTGAGGTAGTTCTGATCACTTCAACTATTCAGGCAAAGCAAATGCCAGGTACGCATCCCCCGATTTTGTCCCCATCTTGCCACCACCCGCGGCGATGACCACGTATTGCTTCCCACTAACCACATACGTTGCCGGTGTTGCGTAACCTCCCGCAGGAAGTTGGGTTTCCCATAACAGCTCTCCGGTGTCTTTGTTGAATGCTCGGAACCGTTCGTCCTGGGTTGCAGCAATAAAAATCAAGCCACCTGAAGTAATTACCGGGCCACCATAATTTTCCGTCCCGGTTTGCTGGATGCCTTTGGCCGTCAATTCGGGAAATTCTCCAAGTGGGATCGACCAGTCAATCGTACCCGCATTCAGATTGACTGCGTTCAATGTCCCCCACGGCGGTTTGACTGCCGGATAACCGTCCTGATCAAAAAACCGGTTGTAGCCAGTGTGTCCGTATGGAGAGCCGGCGAAGAAATTACTCAGCTGAGGATCCGTGACTTGGATCGTGTCGCTTGGGGTATCATCTGCTTCACCAAATAAAAAATCCGTAATTGCAGACACTTCGTCTGATTTGAGAAAGCCAAACGAAGGCATAAATCCGATTCCTTGCGCGATCTGGTTGTTTACGTCATCTTTTGTCATTCGGGACTCCAGATTCGTCAACGTTGGCATCTCGCCACCGCTGGATCCCTCCAATTCGGTTCCATGGCAGCCAGCGCAGTAGCGTGCATATAAACCCGCACCCGTAGCGGCGTTGTCCGGATTGAGTGGAACCATTGTCAGGATCCACGGCATTTCGTTGCTGTTGACGTAGAGCATTCCAGTGGTCGGATCATATCCGGCACCACCCCATTCTGCCCCGCCATCGAATCCTGGGTAGATAATCGTCCCCTCTACGCTTGGAGGTACAAACTGTCCGTTCGAGCGAACCTGACGAAAACGCTCCAGCACATAGTCGTGAGATTCCTGCGAGATGTCCGTGATATCCTCTTCATCAAACCGCTGACGTGCAAATGGAGGGGGTTTTAATGGAATTGGTTGGGTTGGCCACGCCTCTTCACCATAGAGATCTGAGGGTGGGAATTCTTGTTCTTCAACCGGAAAGAGAGGGACCCCCGTTTCCCGATCCAGAAGGAAGACATGTCCGCTTTTCGTGACCTGTGCGACGGCATCAATACTGCGCCCTTCATGCGTAACGGTAACTAAATTAGGAGCAGCGGGCAGGTCACGATCCCAAATATCATGGTGTACTGTCTGAAAATGCCATTTACGTTCGCCCGTCATTGCATCCAAAGCCAGGACGGAATTCGCAAAAAGATTTTCTCCAATACGATTACCGCCCCAAAAATCAAAAGCTGCTGATCCAGTAGGTAGAAAGACTGTTCCCCGTTCTTTGTCTAGGCTCAATCCACTCCATGCATTCGCCCCCCCACTGTACAAGTATGCCTCTGCTGGCCATGTGTCATATCCAAACTCCTCTGGGTGCGGGATGGTGCGGAAGGTCCAAACCACATCTCCCGTTCGTACATCATATGCCCGAATATGGCCGGGTGCAGAGCGGATTCCCTCTGACAGGGAGGTCCCCTGAATCAATAGATGTCGGTAAATAATCCCAGGAGTGCGCGCGGATACGGCCAAGCCTGTCACATCACGTCCAAGATCTTTGCGTAAACCAACCGACCCAGCTTCGCCAAATGTTAGAATTGGCTCTCCGGTAAGTGCGTTCAATGCGAATATTCTGGATCCGGCGGAATAGAGAATGCGGGACTCATGTTGGTCACTGCCTTCCCAATAGGTCACACCTCGGTTAATCCCGGGACCCTCTGCTACTGCGCCCGCATCAAACGGATCAAAACGCCAGATTTCCTCTCCAGTTGCCGCATTCAAAGCGAATGTCTTCAATCCTGGTGAAGTGGCATATAGGATTGAGTCTACGACAATGGGGTTGCATTGTATTTGAGTACGGCCTGTGCTGTCGGCGTCACCCGAGTTGTAGACCCAGGCCAACGCGAGTTCAGCCACATTGTCCTGATTGATCTGATCAAGGGTAGAGTAGTGACTACTCGTGGCATCACCTAGATATACTGACCAGTCCCTATAAGAATCTTCGCTATCCGTAGGGTTTTGATTGGAAGCGCAACCACATAAAGCGATGACTAAAAAGCAGATGCTGATGCGCCACATTGACTCAATCGGTTTAGTTTTAGGCTGTTCCTTTCCAAGGCTAGGACTGACGATTGGTTTGTGCAATGAACTCAAGCGGATTGGGCTTCATGACTTGTTGGAAAGAGAAGGGTTCTAAGATATGCTTCAATCTCCGCAATGGAACGGAATACAGCGTGTGCGCCGGCGTCCTGCAGGGCTTGGTGGGGGAATGTGGTCGTGAGTCCCAGGACATGGCAACCCGCTCGCAGTCCACTGAGGATTCCGTATTTCGAATCCTCAATCACAATACATTCCTCGGCAGGCGCGTCCAAACGAGCAGCAGTGATCAGATATGGTTGTGGATCCGGCTTTGGCAGGTGAACATCTTCAATCGTTGTGACTGACGAAAAATAGGGAGCTAGTCCAAACTTTGTAAATGCTCGTTCCTGATCAGTTTTTGTGGCAGAAGTTACCAAGCCCAGGGGCATACTCTGCTCATGCAGGAGCTGAACAAGACTCAGAGCACCCGGCATCAGTTGGAGTTCGTCCGACAGGCTTGCGAAAGCTTCATGTTTTGCTTTAACAAGATTTTCAACTGTGGTAGACCCGGTGCCAAAATGTTCGGCAATGAATTCATAGACCCGATCTTCTGTCCATCCCTTGAATAGGGGGTTCACGGTCTTGGGGACATCTAGGCCAAACTGCTTACATACAATGTCCTGCGCTTTTTCATGCAAGTATTCGGAATCAACAATGACTCCGTCCATGTCAAACAATATGGCCGAGGGAGCTACAATAGCCTATTTACCTCCTGGCATGATAGATACGGGCGGCGAAATGGTCGCCGCCAATTGTTTTATGGCCGAAAGCCCTGCACACTCCTAAGGCAGAATCACGGCTATCCGAATTGCAATCAATCTCAGAGGATCGCACCCTCAGTAAGCAGTGGGATCCGTAATAAGTACCCATCTGCAGTGATATACAGGACCTTCCCGTCATCTCCAAAGGCGCAGTTGGCTGTTGCCTGAGTTGTATTGATTGTACCAAGATGAACTCCCTCTGGGTTGAACACCAAGACTCCACCTGGTCCTGTTGCGAATAGATTCCCAGCTAAGTCTACTTTTAAGCCATCAGGTAAACCAGAAAGTCCATCTTCGACAAGACTGGTCGCGTCAAAAAAGACTCGTCCATTTTCGATTCCGCCATCTGGCAAGACGTCGTACGCCATCCAGATCGCATTTTCTGGATCTGAATTTGCGACATAAAGCGTTTTCTCATCCGGCGAAAAGGCTAATCCGTTTGGCCGGCTAAGCCCTGCTTCAAGAAGTGTGACAGTTCCATCTGATGTAGCACTAAATACGCCGTGAAAATCTAATTCTTTGGATGGATCTTCCATCCGAAGCTCAAGTCCATAGGGTGGGTCGGTAAAGTAGAGCATCCCGTTTGAGTGGTAGACCAAATCGTTCGGGCTGTTGTAACGAGCCCCTTCATAGCGGTCTACAACCGTATCGTACATCGGCTCAGGGTCCGAAAGAGGTGTACCCAACCGTGCAATACGGCGATCACCATGTTGGGTGATTATCAGATTTCCGTCAGAATCCAGAGTGAGCCCATTTGATCCAAGAGAGCCTCCTCTTTCTTCGGGACCGGTATAGCCAGACGGTTCAAGGAATATGCGGGCATCATTGCCCTCACTCCAGTGATAGATTTGATTCGTCGGTACATCGGAGAAGAGTAAAAACTCCCCATCACTAACCCAAACCGGTCCCTCTGACCAGACGAACCCCTCAGCTAGAACCTCTAATTGTGCATCTGCAGAGACTAAATCGGTCAGGGTTTCGTCAAGCACCTCAACCGATCCGATCAGTTCTTGGCTTGAGGCATTCGAGACGATGCATATCGTCAAAAGTAGTGGCGTCCAAAATAGGTAACGCATTGGAGTAGAGATTGATTTAGTTTGATCCTGTCGTATCGCTT from the Rhodothermaceae bacterium genome contains:
- a CDS encoding PQQ-binding-like beta-propeller repeat protein, with product MWRISICFLVIALCGCASNQNPTDSEDSYRDWSVYLGDATSSHYSTLDQINQDNVAELALAWVYNSGDADSTGRTQIQCNPIVVDSILYATSPGLKTFALNAATGEEIWRFDPFDAGAVAEGPGINRGVTYWEGSDQHESRILYSAGSRIFALNALTGEPILTFGEAGSVGLRKDLGRDVTGLAVSARTPGIIYRHLLIQGTSLSEGIRSAPGHIRAYDVRTGDVVWTFRTIPHPEEFGYDTWPAEAYLYSGGANAWSGLSLDKERGTVFLPTGSAAFDFWGGNRIGENLFANSVLALDAMTGERKWHFQTVHHDIWDRDLPAAPNLVTVTHEGRSIDAVAQVTKSGHVFLLDRETGVPLFPVEEQEFPPSDLYGEEAWPTQPIPLKPPPFARQRFDEEDITDISQESHDYVLERFRQVRSNGQFVPPSVEGTIIYPGFDGGAEWGGAGYDPTTGMLYVNSNEMPWILTMVPLNPDNAATGAGLYARYCAGCHGTELEGSSGGEMPTLTNLESRMTKDDVNNQIAQGIGFMPSFGFLKSDEVSAITDFLFGEADDTPSDTIQVTDPQLSNFFAGSPYGHTGYNRFFDQDGYPAVKPPWGTLNAVNLNAGTIDWSIPLGEFPELTAKGIQQTGTENYGGPVITSGGLIFIAATQDERFRAFNKDTGELLWETQLPAGGYATPATYVVSGKQYVVIAAGGGKMGTKSGDAYLAFALPE
- a CDS encoding HAD family phosphatase encodes the protein MDGVIVDSEYLHEKAQDIVCKQFGLDVPKTVNPLFKGWTEDRVYEFIAEHFGTGSTTVENLVKAKHEAFASLSDELQLMPGALSLVQLLHEQSMPLGLVTSATKTDQERAFTKFGLAPYFSSVTTIEDVHLPKPDPQPYLITAARLDAPAEECIVIEDSKYGILSGLRAGCHVLGLTTTFPHQALQDAGAHAVFRSIAEIEAYLRTLLFPTSHEAQSA
- a CDS encoding SMP-30/gluconolactonase/LRE family protein — translated: MRYLFWTPLLLTICIVSNASSQELIGSVEVLDETLTDLVSADAQLEVLAEGFVWSEGPVWVSDGEFLLFSDVPTNQIYHWSEGNDARIFLEPSGYTGPEERGGSLGSNGLTLDSDGNLIITQHGDRRIARLGTPLSDPEPMYDTVVDRYEGARYNSPNDLVYHSNGMLYFTDPPYGLELRMEDPSKELDFHGVFSATSDGTVTLLEAGLSRPNGLAFSPDEKTLYVANSDPENAIWMAYDVLPDGGIENGRVFFDATSLVEDGLSGLPDGLKVDLAGNLFATGPGGVLVFNPEGVHLGTINTTQATANCAFGDDGKVLYITADGYLLRIPLLTEGAIL